The Populus trichocarpa isolate Nisqually-1 chromosome 18, P.trichocarpa_v4.1, whole genome shotgun sequence genomic interval TAAAGTTTACCATGATTAGAGAGCACTTATCCAGTATTTGGATGGCCATGTCCCTAAGcaagtcatgcatcttgacaGCACTACCACCATCAATTCTTTCCAATAAGCAGACATCTTCTAGTCTATCAAGAATTGAGTGGCCCTTGTCAAGTGCTGCTTGCCTGCTCATTTCTTTAATGATCCCCTCCTCGATGAACGACTCTATCAACTCCTTCCTTTTAATCTCATGATGATGATCATCAAATAATGCACAATATATGAAATATTGTTGTGCTAAATCATCTAAACAATCATAACTCAATCTTAATATCTGGAATATCTTATCTTCCATGTCCCAaaaatttgattctttcaaTCTCTTCAATGTAATCCTCCACTCATATAGGTCATCCACTCCCTTCAAACTTTCGGCTAATGTAACAATTCCCAAAGGCAAACCAGCACATTCCATTGCAACATCTGCAGCAATTTGTTCCACTTCTGGAGAAAGTGGTCTGTGTTGTCCAAGCCTCTTCATGAACAAGGTCCAGGATTCTTCATCAGAAAGAGCATCCACTCTTATATTGTTTTGGCTATTCATCCGACGACAAACCATTTCTGATCGAGTTGTCATAATGAGCTTGGATCCTTTCAATGGGATAGGAATCCCCACTTCTTGTGGCTCAAAAGAgttccacaaatcatctaaaatgagaatccatttttgtttcttcactAGTTCTTTAGCCAGTTTGACAGCTCTAGACAGATCATCATCTTTGCTTGAAAGATCTAAATGAAGATATTTAGCAATAAGATCTTGCAATTCTTCAGTCTTGAAACCTTGAGGCACATTCACCCAGTAAACACTATGagaaatatcttgtttttctaGAAACTCCTTGCGGATATGTTGCAGCAATGTTGTTTTACCAACTCCCCCCATTCCGTAAATGCCAATGGTTGAGATTTCATCATCCATTAACCAAGACCGTATCACCTTCATATTCTGTTCAAATGCTCGACCCACTAGCTTTGTAGAGCTGGCACTTGTGCCGGACTGCACTAATCTTCCACTACTGTTCTCCATTAATCTAGCTCGTTCTGATGAGACGTGGGAAGGAAAATAGGTTTCGGATCAATTTAGCTTGAACACCATAAAGCATGGATTATATAAACCAAGAAAGACCAATTGATTGAAACTATTAATGATCCTAACTCCAAAGATTCAAACAATAGTTCCATGTGAAAAACGAAAtggtaagataaaaaaaaaaaaaaaaaagacgatgaGGTACAAATAATTTACCTGGGGAGACATTTCTGTCAACATGCTGAATAAATCCTTCACAGGTGTTTTCCATGCCACTTCCTGCTTCTGGATGCGAACAAATTAACTCTTCCTCTGCACCTTGTTCCATGGCCTGAACTCCCACTTGTATCCTTCCATCATCACCTGCCAATTTATTAAGCATTGCATAGCTTTGCTCCAACATACTAGCTACTGGTTCTGTTTTCTCTCCAACTATGTTCTGCACATCATCCAttatgacatcgttttttgcAGATGGAGAACAGAGTTGATCATGATAACTTCCAAGGCCAAGACACAATAGATCCTTTGGCGGGGATGAATCTCCTCGAGGCTCGTCGGCTTGATTAATTGATGGCCTCTCAAGAGAGCTACCTCTCTTCAGATTCTGCACTTGTCTACAAATTGTAACACCACGCCCTTGGACTCCTGACAAATGCCATTTGATCATCGTAACGGAAGTAGCAGCAGCAAATTTATAGCCACAAAATTTACAGTTGAAACGACCATCATCCAGCTTCTCAACATGATCCCAAAATGGATCATTCGGTCTAGCCATTTCACCGCTTTCTTCTTTGGCCCttcaaacatcaaataaaaaattgtcaaaagtaaCGCATAAAAAATGGATGTTGAATTAATTGGAAATTAAGAACTCAAtcttaaaatgaaatattagaggaaatcattattttttaaataagtaagcAAAGGAAAAGAGTGCACAGTGCCCTTCAAAGAAAGAAGCCCAGAAGCAAAGGCAGCAAGAAGAAATCCTACAGTTTGTCTACAACCAGCAAACATCCTAGCCGtaaatgtgttaaaaaaataaactgaatctgtataattaaatcaatcattaCATATTAAATAGGCAGGCACTTAACTGTATATTTTCCTAAAGAGATGTActttaagaagataaaaaattataacaaatattgaataattttaataattgtcagcaatctaaaataaaaatttggaagAAATTCTGCTTGTTTTGAAGATAAGTGGTTGAGGTTGATAGCAATATGAACATGTAAGAACAATGCTAATAATATACTTAAGATCTAATATGATCAATGAACCAATTCTACAACCAAATGGGcacttttgtttggatgaatcaaaacaaataatattaacaatgaaTTTGGTATGAACTCTAGAAGGCATGGATTATAAAAACTAAGAaagatcaatttatttatatatttggaaACTAATGACGATCCTAACTCCAAAGTTTCTCAATAAGATTTCAACAACCTGTGTTTTacttaaaaagattcaaacaataGTAACATGTCAAAAACAAAGACAGcaacaaaatgaagaagatgaagtatAAATACTTTACCTGGattcaaaagaatctgaagCTAATTGTTGAGTGAGGTAACGTGTGGACGCACCCCAATGTTGAAGCTGGAGGAAACGGAGAGTTGCTGCTGGAATGAATCTGCAGCAGAGTTATTTTTGCAGAGGGGACTGTTGTTTGTTCACTAGAGCAGTATGCTGCTGGAGTATGCTCCAGGAGGAAGATAgtatcaaggagaagaagagggaGCAGAGAACGCAAGAGTGAAGAACCAAAATACTGCAGCCGTAATCGGCAGAAGAGGAGGAGGCGCCGGGCAAGGGGAGAAGGAGGAAGGCGTAAATCTGTTAGGATATTTCCTGCTCTGATGCCAAGTTAAAGCATTGATTCGACCATCTCTTCTATTTATACAACTAGGGCAACATATATTAGTTATTGTGTACGATACAACACATGATAAATCTATAAAAGGAAAGTACAACATTTCCTATATTACAACAAATTCCATAATAAAGATGAAGTATAATTACTTTACCaggattcaaaagaatttaacaaaagaatctGAAGCTAATTGTTGAGTGAGGTAACGTGTGGACGCACCCCAATGTTGAAACTCTGGAAAGCTGATTGGAATATGAGAAAGAGTAGTCAAACTAGTCATCTATCAAGCTGACAAGAGGCGCTCAACAGACAAAGAAACCTAGAGAACAACTGTTTTTAAGATAAGTAGTTGAAGTTGATTGCAATATGAACATGTAAGAACAATGCTATAATATGGGTTTTGAGTTCTAAAATAGATTAAGCAGCATATATAATTAAGTTCTACCTGATTGATAAATCTACAATCCTACTTATTAATTCTACAACCATATTAGtggtagaaaaacaagaaaagagagtAGGATTTACCTTGCAAGCAAGAAAGAAGTTGAACTCAAAACGAGATGATTCAATTCAATCAGAAAAGGAAGCACAGATCATGAGAAAGGTTTGAGAAATTTGGATCAATGGTATACAAAGAGAGATCTCTCTTAGTGGAAGACTAGCTATTAAAGCCATTGCATGCGATTTGGTAGcaacttaatgtttttttctttggagaAGTCAATAGAAATTGGCGGTAAACAGCAAGCTTATTTTTagtcaaaagaaacaaaaaatcctTGAGTCTAATGAATTAATGAAGATAGAAACTCCAAAGAACATCACTTGGCCAGAAATAACAGTACTACTCGGGTCAGCTGCTAGCATGGATAAACATACGCTACTTGGGGAAATTCCGCACATTTCCTATATCAgcaggaaaaaagagagaggaacaATCCATTAGGTTAGGGCAGGAAAAAGGGTAGAAAGAAAAAGCAATGCCCTTcccattctttcttttctataaaaCTATCTCCTTCCTTGCAAGAGAGGGCTCTGGCATTGCTTCCCATCTGGCACACCATAACTTGGCAGCCCGTCTGGCTTTTGCACATGCacaaaggagagaaaaagatgCTATGATGACCAATGTCAGTTTTTATATGAGATATGGTTctcataaaactaaaataagatGACCAATGTCTactgaaattaattttgctaaAGAGAAATTGCAGAAAGATGGTTTCCTTTGATCATGAGCTTGCTTGGAATTGATTTCTATACATGGAAGAAATGCCATTGTgtgtgaaaaaataaacaacactAATGAGCTGTAAAACAaagcatatataattaaatcaatcataAGGAACGAGTACATATTCTACATCTTATTATTAAACAACACTAATGGGATTGTAAGTCGAAGATATTTTTTCCTGGCAGATTAGAGATATTTGGCTGATACATGAGTCTTTCCCCCTTTAATAAATAGAAGAGCTTAGGGGACATGCTACAAAAGATACCAAGAGAACCTTCAAAAAGAGGTTCAGTTATCTCTCCATTATAAatgacatatatatttttaaggccTTCTTAAGATTGTTGTATTATGTGATTGCCTTATGGCCATGATCAAGGTTTGCACGATGTCACCTTCTGTTTGACAACTTTAGGGGGAGTATGACATAGCTTAGTGACTGGAGACAAGAAGAAGGCGACAATTCTCCTTCACGTAAATCTTCATCATTCGTCAAAGAAGATGGATTAGTCAGAATTAATCTGAATTATTAGTTGATGGTTATCATTCTTCGCTCCACTCCTCGATTTCATTTCACAGGAGTTAAAGATTAGGTACCCTTGTGATTGGAGGATTTTTCTTGGGCATCAGATGGAATGGAAGGGATGTCCTTGGCCATTTGGCGTGCAGTGTGAAGGTGGCGCAGCTGtatgtttttcaattactaAACAGATTTTGGAAAATGGGAGTGTTGTTCATAGGGTGCAGAAAATGACCAATGAAATGTGTGTATGAACAGTTGATGATGAACAGTAAAACAGCATtagttttttagtatattagttaatcaattaataattaataaatttatgcaGTCATCTGATGCagtaggttttaaaaaaattatttttccttaattattgttttctagtttattgaaggtttattatccttttctttattttcaggttttctaattgtttatgTTGGGTTTTTGAGCTTATTTAAACAATTATAAACCTTTTAAGAATTAGAGTTTCTGCGTGaatatttcttttgaaaattttatgttcttctactcattattttttaatgtagtttCAGTTTACATCAGctttagataattttagagCTCTACATCATCATCATGCTTTAAAATTTTCCTACAAATGGAGgaagcaaaaaaatcaagaaagaaatataaCATCAAGAATCCTGCGAATTCTCCATATCTGGTCATTATATTTTACCCAAgcatgataatattattaacttTTATTATCCGTATTTATCCACAGCATTATCAAACATGATTAACTCTTCCTTTACCAGAAATTAGCTGAAGGGAAGTTGTAGGGTTCGATCCTGTTTATTTGAAGAAAGCTACACTGCACGGCTTAGTTGTAAGGGAAGCGATTACTGCAAAATCACTGGAAATGTGACCCCAAAGCAAGAATCTTCTAGTTCTGGACATATATTTACCAGTAAATCAAGGATATTGCAGGTGAATCCCCTCCTGAGTACACAAACACATGATTACTAAGCACAGGAAACGAGTTAAAAGGTGTTGATGATGGAAAAATGAAATATTGTCtgaattatgatataaataacAGCGAGagagttttttatattgataggTAGAAGATGATACTGAAAGgctaataaaaattgaaagttcTGAGCAATTAAACAATAATTTGTCATAATAAGACAGACAGGGATATACCATAAATAGATAACATAAATggtctaatatatatttttatggattAGTGAACATGATAAAGCTCAAAAGGAGAGATATGGTTGTactgataataaaaaaactataacttaATTTGGATTCAATCgtttaaatcaaattcaaatttttacttGATGTTTCTGGATTTTTATGtttagttttggattttcttttctttttctctttgtttagggattttaattttattacctTATAAAGATTggtttatgatatatttaagtAATTATAAGCCTTTTAAAGCGACAGGTTGCATTAGACTTTTATTTGAGAGTGAGACTACTAATTTACGACCCTTTTTGTTTATAAGATGATGGTAACTTGACATTAACTAATGATGTtaagaaataaaggaaaaatgaatttaaatataaaatgtacGTGATGGTGTCATTTAAAACAAAGTCCGAGAGAAAAGCTTCCCACATAGCTTGTAAACCCCGAATAAACATAGGAtcgtagaaaaagaaaaaaaaaaaaccttgatgaGTAATGAAGactcaatataaaaagaaatgaataaataatagaaataataacaaatacaaTGTGTAAGGGAGAGAATGATctccatatataaatttaaaggtatGGTGGAAGTCAAAATGAGGGTTACgaattttggattaaaatttgtAATGTTAGCGAAAACGAAGAAGAGTCTCAACaaataaatagattattttttataaatcaatgaTGGATGtggtaatattgaatttattgagtatAAATTAAGGGGAAATGTTATGAGAATCTAAGTAAATAAAGTAATGCATGAAATTCAGATGTTAGCGTAAAAGACACTAATTGtttagttttatgttattgataATATATctcaatccgaccattggatcgggctgaaattttataagaGATCTCTAGACTTATTGTTTTATcttaggttaaaatttcatgtcaATCAGAGTTTGAGAAGGTTTTACGAAAGTACTCAAAATCGGGTAAATTGGGAAGGCTTTATGAGAACATGACACAAGGGGCATTAATAAGGGCATTTtggtaattatataaaacaatattccCTTCTCCTCCTTTAAAGACAACCCACGTCCTCTGCAAAGGTAGAAAACAGGAGGGAGACCATTTTTCTCCCATTTTCTTCATctcttctccatttcttcaaGCTAAATCAAAAGGGAGTATTCTTGGAAGaattatatccaagaaaacaaatcaagtgGCTATACTTAGAGAGTTATAAAGCTTGGGAAAAACAAAGAGTAGAAGCTGGAACTTGAAAGAGGAGGACATGAGTTTTGTAGATTTTTGCAAGAACTCATTGAAATAAGTTAAAGTAACAAAGGTAAGGAAAATACCCTCAAGTAATTTCAtatttctctcttgttcttgtatgaggagaagaaaacctccaagtttaaaattctagggttcatgtaaatattttgggGGAATAATTATTCTTGTGAATTTCGAGATTAATTGCATGATAATGGCTTGATTTGcagaaaaatagaaggaataaGTTGATTTGAAACTATGGGTTTTGGGATGACAACAAGCCAAGAACTTCGGCAGCCATATCTTGGCtttccaccgttggattaggTTTCTTTTTGGATATATTATTATGCTCAATGTCACCTACATTCTGACCAGAGGGATTGTCAATAGCAGGCTTCGTTTGAGGGCTGTCACTGGAGGAACATTTCTGGAAAATCACCCTTCAAGACAACCTCGTTTGTCGGTTGTTATATCATCTTTTTACCGTTGGATTGCTCTGTATTGTGGATATGTTGTTCATCCAGATGTTATATAAATTCGAAATGGTTAAGATCAGAAATAACCACTCCTACCAGAAATTGTACTTCCTGAATAGTAGGTCTCCAATTTTCAAGTCAGTTTGGTATTGTTCTGATATAGGAAGATTTAACCATTTGATGTATGTTAACtttggatatgttattctaatgatgatgatgtataaTTCCACCATTTGGatttattgaattctaaatttacagaatgatgttttaaatttggtttgagaaatattgaatgagaatatgATGTTTAACATAAAAAGTATGTTTTGGGACTAAGGATAATTGTAATGGGTTTAATGATGATGGAAGTGTTTGAGAATTGTTTGTGTTGTATTTAGGTcatgtttgatgtgttgataagtgatggtatagttaaattctattaaaaaaaaatagttgtggATTAATACTTTGGTTGTGTTGGAATGGGAAACATGATATGAGAAAGTATGTTGGGATAGATTGAaacaaactttggaaaattaacCCCTATTATGGCTGGCCATGTGAGTTAAATAGGCGCTGAAATGTTTGGTAAATTACGTGTCTTGATGAAGAAATGAATGAGAAATCATGGTAAGGGATGTTGTAAATTGAATTATGATATAAGGAATCATTTTGAGTatgctttgaaaaataaaacaaaaattagcaCGTGTAGTCATTGCTggaatttaagttaaattacattgtttGGTGATAGATTAAATGTCTTGGGACATTAGAAAAATATCGGTAACCAAAAGTCATATCCTTTGGACATTGAAAATCATTGATGAAGAATCAAGTTAAATGGATGTTAAATGTTAATGTAAATGAATgtaaatttaatgaaatgaagtgataaataaaaaagagtttatcCATGAACTTGTTACGAAAGTAAATGGGTAtgtgaattaataaatttgatgaatGGATCAGAAAGACTTGAGTACTGATTCGGGATGTTCAATTGGAATGTAGGAGAAGCATTCAGAGTAGTACATGACTTCTCGAGAACATGTATAACAAGAGTTCAAGGTAAGGGTCGCCCCCTTGCttctttaaatcatttaaattcttGCAATGCTAGTATGTGATAGACATTATGCATATTTTGTACTACTGTGTATCATGAGAATTATTGCTATGTGAACATTGCCTATGGGTAGTATAAATATTGTTGCGTGAAAGTTACCAACAAGTaggagaaatattattattgtgtgaACATTGCCAATTAGTAAGAAATGTTATTGTTATGTGAATATTGCTAACAAGAAGGAgaaatactattattattatgtgaatGCTGCCAATGAGTAGGAAATACTATTATTATGTAAATGTCATCAACAGGAAGGAAATATTATCGTTGTGAGTGTTGCTGATGAGAAggagaatattattattttgaaaacattGCCTACAGGCAGGAAAAATATTATCGTGAAAATATTGCCTATaagtaggaaaataaaaaaataaaaataaataaatattatttccatGGGAATGATTGATaagattagctttggttaatggCATCCAAGTTGGGATGACCGGGAATGATTGATGAGATTAGCCTCGACTAATTATATTCGTGTTAAGATGACCGGGAATGATTCATAAGAAGTAGCTTTACATTCGTGTTAGGATGTCTAGGAATAATTCATAAGAGTAACTTTGCATTCGTGTTAAGATGACTGGGAATGATTCATAAGAAGTAGCTTTATATTTAGGATGTCTAGGAATGATTCATAAGAGTAACTTTGCATTCGTGTTGGGATGACCAGGAATAATTGATGAGATTAGTTTGACTAATAATAATACCCACGTTGAAATAACTGGGTCTAAATCAAGTAGTCAACTCCAGGCAAAGAGTTTAACTGATATAAATGAGCAtccaattacaaaaattaagaaTGTCTAAAATGATTCACGATGATCACCAGAAATTGGTTTTGGAAAATTAATGAATTCCTATAGAATATGAGGATTAGgatatatgttaattatatgcatggctttaaatatttagatcttatttcttatgttttgtATGCTCATATAAATTAATGTTGAATAGGATCTTCTCGCACCCAAGACGCCTAATAATCTTCTAGGACATTACTTTTACTAAAATTATGTAATATAAGCTAATTAATGGTAGTTATAGCAAAACATTCATTACATGTAGAatcttgtaaaaataaatggaatttaCCATGCATGTTATGTATATTATACCTGTTTTATAAAGACAATgtacttaatttaatttgtatatgtaTTCATTGAGAAAAACCTTTCCGTGCTTCTTTTCCATAAATATTAATCATGCAAATGTGAGTAATTAATTGTGTGTGATGGTTGATAAGATACAATAGAAAGAATAATTAGTGCAATGAATTTACGATCCAGGATCGGATTGGGAATTGCTATGAAGGGTGTTGTATGAAAAGATGTTTATGAAGGGTTAATATATATTCGATGATTAATATCGGaacgttaaaataaaaaaaaatgcccaattttttttaagtaccaAATTATaggaattaattataaatacttACGAAATCGTCAGAGTTGCATAGCTTAGCCTTCATTCTTCTCCACCACTGGGACGGGTCCATATCAGTCTGTGCTGTCAACTAGTTACTGCCCATCAGTCAAGGAAGAAGGATGTAAGCAGAGAGAAGGATGAGAATTGCAGAATTAAAGTCACGTCTGATCTGTATAAAACTATGAACACCTTCTTTTAATATTCAACCCCAAATATTTTATCAGTTGGAGAGAGTGGAATCTGATAACCATTTCCTGAACACCAAATTCATTGATCCTTTTTCACCAGGAGCTTGAACATATGAACAAATTCAGTTCATGGAATTTGAGGAcgaaattattattacaattcaaaGCTAAATGAAAAAtctgactatatatatatagagagaggggggggggggggggggcatagACCTACAAATACAGAAAATTTGAGTTAAGTACTTAAATACCTTTTGAAATAAACATGTAATCAATCGAGAAAAGCTGAGAGAtggaattaaaagaagaaagctAAGGATCATGGGAGAAAAAAACTGATCGGGGATTACCTCTAAGAAATGAAGATGTCGAGAAAAAATTATGGTAAATCTAAGTTACAAGAAATAGAAGATCGACCATGCTAATACTGAGGATTATGGTTCTTTGGCGAACAATCTCTGCAACAGAGCAAAAGGCAAGAATGAAGTGTGTTAAAACAGTACTTGACAGGATCATTGGAAATCAAAGATGCAAGTATCTAGAATATGTTACTTCATTTTGGAATTCCCttgatgatttgaaaaaatacagaTGATTTGCCATTATCATCTTATGTCAAGTTTATCAGAAGAAGAGTATCTGTGGAATGAAAGCAAGCACTCGATCCCATCAGAAGCCCTTACTGAAATGACCTTCAGTTCAGCTGCACACTCCAGCGACTGTTAAACCGAGTCACGGATCAACGCAgtgtttaaaactataatatgtattataaaaaatatgaaaaataatttttttaaaaataagatgagATCAATAAAGGTTCACTCAAAGTCTCGGTgcaatcaaattaaatgaaattgaataatgttaGAAAGcccatcaaattaaaataaaaaactcattagACAAATATAGCGAAAAGATcacttatttaataattatttaaagcaTTTGCCACTATATTGATTTCAATTAATTGTTGGGTGATTTGTTTGGGTTTCTAGTGTCATCGATCCTAATACTAAAATATGAatcatttcaaagaaaaataatttttttttaaaataaacctaAATTAATTTGTAGGAAACTAAGAACAAGTAAGaagtcatatatatattattcaactAAGAATATGATAGAATAATGACCACCATGATTAAAAATGGTTAAACTGAATTTATAACTATTTATTCTAATATTATAAATCTGGTCTAATAGGTCAATTTAGTTATCTATTGATCTAAAATTTGGTTgtgcaaaatttaaaattaaatattattcaattttattattcattttccttttttgattTAAGTATTcgacattatgttttttttttaagattagttttgtaattatcgtcaatttatttttgatcttttacattgaataattaatttttttatggaggacattttaatttttttacattgaatatttaatgttttattccAAAAAGCTATCGACACATGCTCTTTACATGCCAACGCGTGGAGGACATCCACATCATTTGGATGGGCCATGAGGCACCTCTTGGTGGCCAAACCTACCCTTGCGTTGTGTTGGTGGAAGTGTTGTTATGTTCTCTTCCTCATTGTGCAATAGGTGATGGTGGATGATTGGTAGTTTATCGTCGGTGGTCATCTCATTTTCcccttattttttctctcatatccaaaaaaatacatgttaatcctctttttatatatttcaattttgatctttatttttttgatctatgatttttgtttatggccttttaataaaagttttgtttgttttcaatttagttcttcaattagaatttgtcatatattatttcttccaattcagtccttatttttttccttggcctttttgtttaatttttattggttttcaattttatctttcaatcaaagtttatggtgtattatttttttcaatttggccatcattctcttgattttctttctttttgttaaaattgtttttcctttcaatttaacccttcaatcaaaaaaatttggttgccctttaattcattttttattttgattttcactctcattcttttatctttcaatcaaagtttatggtgtattatttttttcaatttggccctcattctcttgattttctttctttttgttaaagttgtttttcctttcaatttaaccctttaatCAAAAAACTTTGGTTGccctttaattcattttttatgttgattttcactctcattcttttatctttcaatcaaagtttatggtgtattatttttttcaatttggctctcattatcttgattttctttctttttgttaaagttgtttttcctttcaatttaacccttcaatcaaaaaaatttggttgccctttaattcattttttattttgattttcactctcattcttttattcttcaatcaaagtttatggtgtattatttttttcaatttggccctcattctcttgattttctttctttttgttaaagttgttttttctttcaatttaacccttcaataaaaaaaaattggttgccctttaattcattttttattttgattttcactctCAATCTtttaactatgatttttttgttttagatcattttgtttaattgatttttttcctgacttcatccttcaacgtttgatttattagggtttgaaaagttaatgcaagtcaacatcttttttttttcatttccttttttgatttaattgttcgacattatgtttttcttaaacaaaacaaattgattttgtggttatcatcaatttcttttctatcgggttatcctgatctcatgtcTTAAGTCACGGGTTTTGCAAGGCTTTTTTTGAATTaaggtttttctaaaaaaacttatgtgtattgttttttcaattatcttgattcatctataaaataaaaatatttatttttagataatatttataatatttgcatcattgcataatattttttttcttttattttattcaattagttta includes:
- the LOC7484106 gene encoding disease resistance protein At4g27190 codes for the protein MARPNDPFWDHVEKLDDGRFNCKFCGYKFAAATSVTMIKWHLSGVQGRGVTICRQVQNLKRGSSLERPSINQADEPRGDSSPPKDLLCLGLGSYHDQLCSPSAKNDVIMDDVQNIVGEKTEPVASMLEQSYAMLNKLAGDDGRIQVGVQAMEQGAEEELICSHPEAGSGMENTCEGFIQHVDRNVSPERARLMENSSGRLVQSGTSASSTKLVGRAFEQNMKVIRSWLMDDEISTIGIYGMGGVGKTTLLQHIRKEFLEKQDISHSVYWVNVPQGFKTEELQDLIAKYLHLDLSSKDDDLSRAVKLAKELVKKQKWILILDDLWNSFEPQEVGIPIPLKGSKLIMTTRSEMVCRRMNSQNNIRVDALSDEESWTLFMKRLGQHRPLSPEVEQIAADVAMECAGLPLGIVTLAESLKGVDDLYEWRITLKRLKESNFWDMEDKIFQILRLSYDCLDDLAQQYFIYCALFDDHHHEIKRKELIESFIEEGIIKEMSRQAALDKGHSILDRLEDVCLLERIDGGSAVKMHDLLRDMAIQILDKCSLIMG